From a region of the Sulfuriferula plumbiphila genome:
- a CDS encoding peptidase domain-containing ABC transporter yields the protein MGSFCALNRKPFDAELLARQFPPPYSADSLIHAARALGFKIKRQECGAADIGKLNLPCLVVLREEESTHCPAIVIQTGEDSVALFDAGSNTPTHLTLQEFAARFTGTVFQLALAAAVITDPDQAAAGRPEFGFRWFIPELMRHKRVWRDVIIASLVIQLLALGTPLFTQVVIDKVVVHHTQSTLIVIAIGLAVFMLFTSLLTWVRQYLVLHTGNRVDAVLGAAVFDHLFKLPPRYFEHRPTGVIAARLHGVENIREFVASAAVTLVLDLPFLLIFAGIMLYYSVALTFIALAIIGLIVGLSLLVAPVFRIKLNEQFLLGARNQAFTTEYVAGLETVKSLQMEPQLRARYSDYLADYLRSGFVVRQLSNTYNVIASGLEQTLSLLILVAGAYMVMTGTDFTIGMLVAFQMFASRLSQPMLRLVGLWQQFQQANLSVQRLGDIMNAPAEPYSVLPTRLREGKGRMDIDHLSFRYNDNLPFLYQDFSLVVKPGQIVAVMGPSGSGKSTLTKLLQGFYQPAGGSIKIDGHDIRHLAANELRHYFGVVPQETVLFSGSLYDNLLMANPHASFEQVVRACRMAEIHDVIEVLPQGYQTEIGERGSGLSGGQKQRLAIARALLKQPRILIFDEATSSLDSATAEHFATTINQLRGKVSMLFITHALPKGLQVDEAVRIGAHAVTVPSAPIHTHQADQTQETRA from the coding sequence ATGGGCAGCTTCTGTGCCCTCAACCGCAAACCGTTTGATGCCGAACTGCTTGCCCGGCAATTTCCGCCCCCTTACAGCGCCGATTCACTGATACACGCCGCCCGGGCGCTGGGTTTCAAGATCAAGCGCCAGGAATGTGGGGCAGCAGATATTGGCAAGCTGAATCTGCCTTGCCTGGTGGTGTTACGTGAGGAAGAGTCCACCCACTGCCCGGCTATTGTTATCCAGACGGGTGAAGACAGTGTCGCCCTGTTCGATGCAGGCAGCAACACCCCCACGCATTTAACATTGCAGGAGTTTGCTGCACGCTTCACCGGAACAGTTTTTCAGCTTGCGCTGGCTGCCGCGGTGATTACCGACCCCGACCAAGCTGCCGCCGGGCGGCCAGAATTTGGCTTTCGCTGGTTTATTCCAGAACTGATGAGGCACAAGCGCGTCTGGCGCGATGTGATCATTGCCTCACTGGTGATTCAACTGCTGGCACTGGGGACGCCATTGTTTACTCAGGTGGTGATCGACAAGGTAGTCGTACATCACACCCAAAGCACACTTATCGTCATTGCCATTGGCCTGGCCGTATTCATGCTGTTCACCTCACTGCTCACCTGGGTGCGCCAGTATCTGGTGTTGCATACCGGCAACCGGGTCGATGCCGTGTTGGGTGCCGCCGTGTTCGACCACCTGTTCAAACTGCCGCCGCGTTATTTCGAGCACCGCCCTACCGGGGTGATTGCCGCCCGCCTGCACGGGGTAGAGAACATTCGCGAATTTGTCGCCAGCGCGGCGGTGACGCTGGTGCTGGATTTACCCTTCCTGCTCATCTTTGCCGGCATCATGCTGTATTACAGCGTGGCGCTTACCTTCATTGCCCTGGCCATCATTGGCCTTATCGTCGGCCTCAGTCTACTGGTTGCCCCGGTATTCCGTATCAAGTTGAACGAACAGTTTCTGCTCGGGGCCCGCAACCAGGCTTTTACTACTGAATACGTGGCCGGGCTGGAAACCGTTAAAAGCCTGCAGATGGAACCCCAACTCAGGGCGCGTTACAGTGACTATCTGGCTGATTATCTGCGCTCCGGCTTTGTCGTACGGCAACTGTCCAACACCTACAATGTTATCGCCAGCGGGCTGGAACAAACGCTCTCGCTGCTTATTCTGGTGGCCGGTGCCTACATGGTCATGACCGGCACCGACTTCACCATCGGCATGCTGGTGGCTTTTCAGATGTTTGCCAGCCGGCTGTCGCAGCCCATGTTGCGTCTGGTTGGCCTGTGGCAGCAGTTTCAGCAAGCCAATTTATCGGTGCAGCGCCTGGGCGACATCATGAATGCCCCTGCCGAGCCGTATTCCGTCCTCCCCACCCGCCTGCGCGAAGGCAAAGGACGGATGGATATTGATCATTTGAGTTTTCGCTATAACGATAACTTGCCGTTTCTCTATCAAGACTTCAGTCTTGTGGTAAAACCCGGTCAAATCGTCGCCGTTATGGGGCCGTCAGGTTCTGGTAAAAGCACCCTCACCAAATTGCTGCAGGGCTTCTACCAGCCCGCCGGGGGTAGCATCAAAATAGACGGACACGATATCCGTCACCTGGCAGCCAACGAACTGCGCCACTACTTCGGTGTGGTACCACAGGAAACCGTGCTCTTCTCCGGCAGCCTGTATGACAACCTGCTCATGGCCAACCCCCATGCCAGCTTCGAACAAGTCGTGCGCGCCTGCCGCATGGCGGAGATTCACGATGTGATCGAAGTCCTGCCGCAGGGTTACCAGACCGAAATCGGCGAACGCGGCTCAGGTCTGTCCGGCGGCCAAAAACAACGCCTGGCCATTGCCCGGGCACTGCTCAAACAGCCACGAATCCTTATTTTCGACGAAGCCACCAGCAGCCTCGATAGCGCCACGGCAGAACACTTTGCCACCACCATCAACCAGCTGCGCGGCAAGGTCAGCATGCTCTTCATCACCCATGCCCTGCCGAAGGGCTTGCAGGTGGATGAAGCAGTCAGGATTGGAGCACATGCCGTCACGGTGCCCAGCGCCCCCATCCACACCCATCAAGCCGATCAAACTCAGGAAACCCGTGCATGA
- a CDS encoding cadherin-like domain-containing protein, with the protein MATNNPLEILTYANLSNAAYGNGAVPMGWTLLAATSSTKTGFAAMAVRNDTTGEIVVAYRGTDGIKDLTGSDLQLALQNDVPGQYPEAAAFYTQIKNEYGSNITLTGHSLGGALVQLVAAIENRPAFTYNAPGVEVLYPALPGANPNASAADFTNINNFNMAFDAVSTRGVQLGNIANYDPSSLEGLTIFASFVATAVNPSIGVLVFGHTVLGQHYIDRLEDAIATPKPTDTLNGYSYDAASGTWSMPSQDGTSVTPADAETAAGLSALRDTNIQYNEQVGQAHTWLTEYRNWQAITAQLTARYGQVWTDYDPQYDSIGWIRDANGNFVAQFQMVEENSQKLMKMLGEGGQTVNLSEGTISGIGTLFHSIASGATTLLNSVATYGPTLIDSLSLIKAIQSGEPLPLVASGLRLANDLSTLNGASNLNLSGVANTASGILSLMSLDAALERGDMLGTVTAGAQAIAFGAQAFSDSAASQAFAAISEGTIDLAAETLALQSQAVANTVGNVLPFLSIANSLAQGDMTGAAVGVVSYFVPVVGWAYAVFSIIDSLFGGDDEIPDPWGTGSFTWNGTGISYQSAGETGGNEAVANVMGSVLATLNALIERERSQNPGSQLGIIPNRMPGVGYDMSGYRYTDIDPLTGAEKHPALRFDTSGNPYNADPGSPESFQSIIEGMVYSALGRQAIAPLWEGLTARAQTDAGDPKAGLTEEERAGRDGQLAAPLTGSTQTFRPVMLDLDGDGIETVNKAASNVAFDVDDSGFMKQTGWAAGGDTFLTLDRDYNGQTNSGKEMFSNGVVDISRRGLAGMAWVDSNYDGKLTAADPVWNELKVWQDDGDGVDEAGEKLTLAALGITELNYSMGTFTRNGQVRQLASPDLEADRDGTRINVVPEGILVQSSGSDRISLLVTRIDDLTAVEANRDGVTGFEDVETIISAADLLANDTLGGFTGRDLSITGLTNLRHGTGFIDANGFVHFNPEANYAGRDAGFDYTVLASNGQTGTGGVDIVLQNVNDAPTLDRVDHSTQPVYGYTPVQYDEWGSYQSGGQPIYQPYAIQQSYDWESGAAISTYIYNPLPGQPGLDYHTTPVANEDTGAGRVAGADVDDPASSLSYEIVNQPQYGAVSLNADGTFQYTSWKEPGVPSDRMVVDGQYAGIKDGMLYTQFNLPGSAVYPTSDIFQVRITDPGGASTIQNISVAHFGPYLPPTPPGGGGGAQYPLAGGRGVRRPEVQEIGNRSRAGERSGQRHHLQGLVRRCREPEFQNPAGGIGTGRR; encoded by the coding sequence ATGGCAACGAACAATCCACTGGAAATTCTCACGTATGCAAATTTGAGCAATGCGGCCTACGGCAACGGCGCTGTACCTATGGGATGGACGCTTCTGGCGGCGACATCATCCACGAAGACTGGTTTTGCTGCGATGGCTGTCCGCAACGATACGACCGGCGAAATCGTCGTCGCGTATCGCGGTACCGACGGCATCAAGGACCTTACTGGCAGCGACCTGCAATTGGCGCTGCAAAACGATGTACCTGGGCAATATCCTGAAGCCGCAGCGTTCTACACGCAGATCAAGAACGAATATGGCTCGAACATCACCCTCACCGGACATAGCCTAGGCGGAGCACTTGTCCAGTTGGTGGCAGCTATCGAGAACAGGCCGGCTTTCACCTACAATGCTCCAGGGGTTGAAGTTCTCTACCCCGCCTTGCCTGGTGCAAATCCAAACGCGAGTGCTGCTGACTTTACCAACATCAACAACTTCAACATGGCCTTCGATGCCGTGAGTACGCGCGGCGTGCAACTGGGCAACATCGCTAACTACGATCCGAGCAGCCTCGAAGGGCTGACAATTTTCGCCAGCTTTGTGGCGACGGCCGTGAATCCCTCAATTGGCGTACTGGTCTTCGGTCACACCGTGCTCGGCCAGCACTATATCGACCGCTTGGAAGATGCTATTGCCACCCCCAAGCCAACCGACACGCTCAACGGTTACTCCTATGATGCGGCGTCTGGCACCTGGAGCATGCCAAGCCAAGATGGCACGTCCGTCACTCCCGCCGATGCCGAGACTGCGGCTGGCCTGAGTGCGCTACGGGATACGAACATCCAATACAACGAACAAGTAGGACAAGCACATACCTGGCTCACTGAGTACCGTAACTGGCAAGCAATCACCGCGCAACTTACCGCAAGATACGGTCAAGTGTGGACCGACTACGACCCGCAATATGACAGCATCGGCTGGATTCGGGACGCCAATGGCAATTTCGTGGCCCAGTTCCAGATGGTGGAAGAGAACAGCCAGAAGCTCATGAAGATGCTCGGTGAGGGCGGCCAAACCGTCAATCTCAGCGAGGGGACGATTTCCGGCATCGGGACCCTGTTCCACAGTATCGCTTCTGGTGCGACAACCCTCCTCAACAGCGTCGCCACCTACGGCCCCACCCTCATCGACTCGCTCTCCTTGATCAAAGCTATCCAGAGCGGCGAGCCGTTACCGCTGGTGGCTTCCGGCCTGCGGCTGGCGAACGATCTTTCCACGCTCAACGGCGCCTCCAATCTCAACCTCTCCGGTGTGGCCAACACCGCTTCGGGCATCCTGAGTCTGATGAGCCTGGATGCGGCATTGGAGCGAGGCGACATGCTGGGTACCGTGACAGCGGGTGCCCAAGCGATTGCATTCGGCGCGCAAGCCTTCTCTGATTCTGCCGCCTCGCAGGCCTTTGCCGCCATTAGCGAGGGCACCATAGATCTCGCCGCCGAAACCCTGGCGCTGCAAAGCCAGGCGGTCGCCAATACCGTGGGCAATGTTCTGCCTTTCCTGAGCATTGCGAACAGCCTTGCCCAAGGCGACATGACCGGCGCGGCCGTGGGGGTAGTTTCGTACTTTGTGCCGGTAGTGGGCTGGGCCTACGCCGTGTTCAGCATCATCGACAGCCTGTTCGGCGGTGACGATGAAATCCCCGACCCCTGGGGTACCGGGTCGTTCACCTGGAACGGCACCGGCATCAGCTACCAGTCCGCCGGCGAGACCGGCGGCAACGAGGCCGTTGCCAACGTCATGGGCAGTGTGCTCGCCACCCTGAACGCCCTGATCGAGCGCGAACGCAGCCAAAACCCCGGCAGCCAGCTGGGCATCATCCCCAACCGCATGCCTGGCGTCGGCTACGACATGAGCGGCTACCGCTACACCGACATCGACCCCTTAACTGGCGCCGAGAAACATCCTGCCCTCCGGTTCGATACCTCGGGTAATCCGTATAACGCCGATCCCGGCAGCCCCGAATCCTTCCAGTCCATTATCGAAGGCATGGTCTATTCAGCGCTTGGCCGCCAGGCCATCGCCCCGTTGTGGGAAGGGCTCACCGCCCGTGCGCAGACCGATGCAGGCGACCCGAAAGCGGGGCTCACCGAAGAGGAGCGCGCCGGGCGCGACGGCCAGCTCGCCGCGCCGCTCACCGGCAGCACCCAGACCTTCCGCCCGGTCATGCTGGATCTGGACGGCGACGGCATAGAAACGGTCAACAAAGCCGCCTCCAACGTGGCCTTCGACGTGGACGACTCGGGCTTCATGAAGCAGACCGGCTGGGCCGCGGGTGGCGACACCTTCCTGACCCTGGACCGCGATTACAACGGCCAGACCAATAGCGGAAAAGAAATGTTCAGCAACGGCGTGGTGGACATTTCCCGCAGAGGATTGGCGGGCATGGCGTGGGTGGACAGCAACTACGATGGCAAGCTCACTGCCGCCGACCCGGTGTGGAACGAGCTGAAGGTATGGCAGGACGACGGCGACGGCGTGGACGAGGCCGGAGAAAAGCTGACCCTGGCGGCGCTGGGCATTACCGAACTCAACTACAGCATGGGCACCTTCACCCGGAACGGCCAGGTCAGGCAACTGGCCAGCCCCGATCTGGAAGCGGACCGTGACGGCACCCGCATCAACGTGGTGCCCGAGGGCATCCTGGTGCAATCGAGCGGCAGCGACCGGATCTCGCTGCTGGTCACCCGCATCGATGACCTGACGGCGGTGGAAGCCAACCGCGACGGGGTGACCGGCTTCGAAGATGTGGAGACCATTATCAGCGCCGCCGACCTGCTGGCCAACGATACGCTGGGCGGCTTCACCGGGCGTGATCTGTCGATTACCGGTCTGACCAACTTGCGCCACGGCACGGGCTTCATCGATGCCAACGGGTTTGTGCATTTCAATCCCGAGGCCAATTATGCGGGTAGAGATGCCGGGTTTGATTACACGGTGCTGGCCTCCAATGGACAGACTGGCACAGGTGGCGTGGATATTGTGTTGCAGAATGTGAACGACGCGCCGACGCTCGATCGTGTCGACCATTCCACCCAGCCGGTGTATGGGTACACGCCGGTTCAGTATGACGAATGGGGCAGCTACCAGAGCGGCGGACAGCCGATTTATCAGCCCTATGCAATTCAGCAATCCTACGATTGGGAATCGGGCGCAGCGATCTCCACCTATATCTACAACCCGCTGCCTGGGCAACCCGGTCTGGACTATCACACCACGCCTGTGGCGAACGAAGACACCGGCGCGGGCCGGGTTGCGGGGGCGGATGTTGACGATCCGGCTTCTTCGCTCAGCTACGAGATTGTCAATCAGCCCCAGTACGGCGCGGTGAGCCTGAATGCCGACGGCACGTTCCAGTACACCAGTTGGAAAGAACCGGGTGTTCCCAGTGACCGTATGGTAGTGGATGGCCAGTACGCCGGCATCAAGGATGGCATGCTGTACACACAATTCAACCTGCCAGGTTCGGCGGTGTATCCGACATCGGATATCTTCCAGGTCAGGATCACCGACCCCGGCGGCGCCAGCACGATCCAGAATATTTCGGTAGCGCACTTCGGCCCGTATCTGCCGCCCACGCCGCCGGGAGGCGGCGGGGGCGCGCAATACCCTCTCGCTGGGGGACGTGGAGTACGACGACCTGAAGTTCAGGAAATCGGGAACCGATCTCGTGCTGGAGAACGATCCGGACAGCGGCATCACCTTCAAGGGCTGGTACGCCGATGCCGCGAACCGGAATTTCAAAACCCTGCAGGTGGTATCGGAACTGGACGACGATGA
- a CDS encoding GNAT family N-acetyltransferase — protein sequence MKIRFATPDDVAAFVDLGQRFHAMTRFASYTYNPERVTQQLHAVIGIGQNKNGTHCFFVAEDSQGQPVGGIIGCVERHFFSDQLVASIIHYDVLPEKRMGGAGLRLLGAFRKWAENRGAVELNAGVNSGVELEKMNRFLQRLGFRKTGGNYSLPLVPTTASTQ from the coding sequence ATGAAAATCCGTTTCGCCACTCCCGACGATGTAGCGGCCTTTGTCGATCTGGGTCAGCGCTTCCACGCCATGACCCGCTTTGCCTCCTATACCTACAACCCGGAGCGGGTCACCCAGCAACTGCATGCCGTCATTGGCATCGGGCAGAACAAGAATGGCACGCACTGCTTTTTCGTGGCAGAGGACAGTCAAGGCCAGCCCGTCGGCGGCATTATCGGTTGTGTGGAGCGGCATTTCTTCTCCGACCAGCTCGTCGCCAGCATCATCCATTACGACGTGCTGCCGGAAAAACGCATGGGCGGCGCGGGGCTCCGCCTGCTGGGCGCTTTCCGAAAATGGGCGGAGAACCGGGGGGCGGTAGAACTCAACGCAGGCGTAAACAGCGGCGTGGAGCTGGAAAAAATGAACCGGTTTCTACAACGGTTGGGGTTTCGGAAAACCGGCGGCAATTATTCGCTGCCGTTAGTCCCAACCACAGCATCAACACAGTGA